In the Rhizobium sp. CB3090 genome, one interval contains:
- the ybeY gene encoding rRNA maturation RNase YbeY gives MADLDIQISIEEGGWPSEDELQALAERVLSAAADYLEKHEKQPFPKMAPELSLVFTDDASIREINAEWREQDKATNVLSFPAFPLVPGGKPGPMLGDIIIAKETVEREAVELEKSFNDHLTHLMVHGFLHLFGYDHMNNSEAERMEGLETRILAGLGLSDPYAGQDPI, from the coding sequence ATGGCCGATCTCGATATACAGATCAGCATCGAGGAGGGCGGCTGGCCCTCCGAGGATGAGTTGCAGGCGCTGGCAGAGCGCGTATTGAGCGCGGCTGCGGACTATCTCGAGAAACACGAGAAGCAGCCCTTTCCGAAAATGGCGCCGGAATTGTCGCTGGTCTTCACTGACGATGCCTCGATCCGTGAGATCAATGCGGAATGGCGTGAGCAGGATAAGGCCACCAACGTCCTGTCTTTCCCCGCTTTTCCGCTGGTTCCCGGCGGTAAACCCGGCCCGATGCTCGGCGATATCATCATCGCCAAAGAGACGGTGGAGCGCGAAGCGGTCGAGTTGGAGAAGAGTTTTAACGACCATCTGACCCATTTGATGGTGCATGGTTTCTTGCATCTCTTCGGCTACGACCATATGAATAATAGCGAAGCCGAAAGAATGGAGGGGCTGGAGACTCGCATTTTGGCGGGGCTTGGCCTATCTGATCCCTATGCGGGGCAGGACCCCATTTGA
- a CDS encoding Fur family transcriptional regulator, whose protein sequence is MNDPVKSLEELCAERGMRMTEQRRVIARIIESSEDHPDVEELHRRSVKVDAKISISTVYRTVKLFEDAGIIARHDFRDGRSRYETVPEEHHDHLIDLKSGAVIEFHSPEIEALQERIAREYGFKLVDHRLELYGIPLKKDEPSKKDER, encoded by the coding sequence ATGAACGATCCCGTAAAATCCCTTGAGGAGCTTTGTGCCGAGCGCGGTATGCGCATGACGGAGCAACGGCGGGTCATTGCGCGCATCATCGAGAGTTCAGAGGATCATCCCGATGTCGAAGAGCTGCATCGCCGCTCCGTCAAGGTGGATGCAAAGATCTCGATTTCGACCGTCTATCGCACTGTAAAGCTATTCGAGGATGCCGGCATTATTGCCCGCCATGATTTCCGTGACGGGCGTTCGCGTTACGAGACTGTACCGGAAGAACACCACGATCACCTGATCGACCTGAAGAGCGGCGCGGTGATCGAATTCCATTCGCCGGAGATCGAGGCGCTGCAGGAGCGCATTGCCCGCGAATACGGTTTCAAGCTCGTCGACCATCGGTTGGAGCTTTACGGCATTCCCCTGAAAAAGGATGAGCCGTCGAAGAAGGACGAACGCTGA
- a CDS encoding hemolysin family protein: protein MSDFTTRPAAEAKDGAETASSDEVGSSSGKRSHSSFWARAARILRPAQGSARLREDLADALMTNATDDDAFSPDERAMLHNILRFREVRVEDVMVPRADIEAVDQNITIGELMILFEESGRSRMPVYAETLDDPRGMVHIRDLLSYVAKQARNKRRGSNGKAAASAPAASPAEKPPRSAKPNFDLSRVDLQKTLAEAGIIRKILFVPPSMLASDLLRRMQVNRTQMALVIDEYGGTDGLASHEDIVEMVVGDIDDEHDDEEVMFKRVSEDVFVADARVELEEIAEAIGPDFDISEQVDEVDTLGGLIFSALGRIPVRGELVQALPGFEFHILDADPRRIKRLRITRKRHALRRRPAKAEGEGGVIERDLPSPDALPDEPQAEQKSASQ from the coding sequence ATGAGCGACTTTACGACAAGACCGGCCGCTGAGGCCAAAGACGGCGCTGAAACCGCCTCCTCCGATGAGGTAGGCAGTAGTAGCGGCAAACGATCACACTCTTCCTTCTGGGCCCGCGCTGCGCGTATTCTGCGCCCAGCACAAGGATCGGCGCGCCTGCGCGAGGATCTCGCCGACGCATTGATGACCAATGCCACCGATGACGATGCTTTCTCGCCGGACGAGCGGGCAATGCTGCATAACATCCTTCGTTTCCGCGAGGTGCGTGTCGAGGACGTCATGGTGCCGCGTGCCGATATCGAGGCGGTTGACCAGAATATCACCATCGGCGAGCTGATGATCCTGTTCGAGGAGAGCGGCCGCTCGCGCATGCCGGTCTATGCCGAAACGCTCGACGATCCGCGCGGCATGGTGCATATCCGCGATCTCCTGTCCTATGTCGCCAAGCAGGCGCGCAACAAGCGCCGCGGCAGCAACGGCAAGGCGGCAGCGTCAGCGCCGGCGGCCAGCCCGGCCGAGAAGCCGCCGCGTTCGGCCAAGCCGAATTTCGATCTTTCGCGCGTCGACCTGCAGAAGACGCTGGCCGAAGCCGGCATCATCCGAAAAATCCTGTTCGTGCCGCCCTCCATGCTGGCGTCCGATCTGCTCCGCCGCATGCAGGTCAACCGTACGCAGATGGCACTCGTTATCGACGAATATGGCGGTACCGACGGCCTCGCCTCGCATGAGGACATCGTTGAAATGGTCGTCGGCGACATTGACGACGAACATGACGACGAAGAAGTGATGTTCAAGCGCGTCTCCGAAGACGTCTTCGTCGCCGATGCCCGCGTCGAGCTGGAGGAGATCGCCGAGGCGATCGGCCCCGATTTCGACATCAGCGAGCAGGTGGACGAGGTGGATACGCTCGGTGGCCTGATCTTCTCCGCGCTTGGCCGTATCCCGGTGCGGGGCGAACTCGTGCAGGCGCTGCCGGGCTTCGAATTCCATATTCTCGATGCCGATCCGCGCCGCATCAAGCGGTTGCGCATCACCCGCAAGCGTCATGCCCTGCGCCGCCGTCCGGCCAAGGCAGAAGGCGAAGGTGGCGTGATCGAGCGCGATCTGCCGTCGCCGGATGCGCTTCCGGACGAACCTCAGGCCGAGCAGAAGTCTGCCAGCCAATAA
- the miaB gene encoding tRNA (N6-isopentenyl adenosine(37)-C2)-methylthiotransferase MiaB, translated as MTKDSAILDAPQPNALELGLRDGSNSRKVFIKTYGCQMNVYDSTRMSDALARDGYEPTEDMEQADLVLLNTCHIREKAAEKVYSALGRLREMKKRKAADGRDMMIGVTGCVAQAEGEEILRRAPAVDVVIGPQTYHRLPEALRRAKEGQRVVDTEYAIEDKFEHLPTPEKTKIRARGVTAFLTVQEGCDKFCTFCVVPYTRGSEVSRPVAQIVEEAEKLVDGGVREITLLGQNVNAWHGTGSSGEAWSLGDLLYRLAEIPGLARLRYTTSHPRDMDDRLITAHRDLRTLMPYLHLPVQSGSDRILKAMNRRHTAAEYLALIEKIRSARPDIALSGDFIVGFPGETEQDFADTLRLVEEVNYAQAFSFKYSTRPGTPGAELKGQVPEEIKAERLERLQALLLKQQHDFADACVGKVVDILLEKPGRMPGQLIGRSPWLQSVNVDAKASQIGDIINVRITGTSTNSLFAELL; from the coding sequence ATGACCAAGGACAGTGCAATTCTCGATGCCCCGCAGCCCAATGCTTTGGAGCTTGGCCTGCGCGATGGCTCCAACAGCCGCAAGGTCTTCATCAAGACCTACGGCTGCCAGATGAATGTCTACGATTCGACGCGGATGAGCGATGCGCTCGCCCGTGACGGCTACGAGCCGACCGAGGACATGGAACAAGCCGATCTCGTCCTGCTGAATACCTGCCATATCCGCGAGAAGGCGGCCGAAAAAGTCTATTCCGCGCTCGGGCGCCTGCGTGAGATGAAAAAGCGCAAGGCAGCCGACGGTCGCGACATGATGATCGGCGTCACCGGCTGCGTTGCCCAGGCCGAGGGCGAGGAAATCCTCCGCCGCGCGCCCGCCGTCGATGTCGTCATCGGTCCGCAGACCTATCACCGCCTGCCGGAAGCGCTGCGCCGCGCCAAGGAAGGTCAGCGCGTCGTCGATACGGAATATGCGATCGAGGATAAGTTCGAACATCTGCCGACGCCTGAGAAGACGAAGATCCGCGCCCGCGGCGTCACGGCCTTCCTGACGGTGCAGGAGGGTTGCGATAAGTTCTGCACCTTCTGCGTCGTGCCCTATACGCGCGGCTCCGAAGTCTCCCGTCCGGTCGCCCAGATCGTCGAAGAGGCTGAAAAACTTGTGGACGGCGGTGTGCGCGAAATCACGCTGCTCGGCCAGAACGTCAATGCCTGGCACGGAACCGGATCTTCGGGCGAAGCCTGGAGCCTCGGCGACCTGCTCTACCGGCTGGCGGAAATTCCGGGCCTTGCCCGGCTGCGTTATACCACCAGCCACCCGCGCGACATGGATGACCGGCTGATCACGGCCCATCGCGATCTGCGCACGCTGATGCCCTATCTGCATCTGCCGGTTCAGTCCGGTTCCGACCGCATCCTCAAAGCGATGAACAGGCGGCATACGGCGGCGGAATATCTCGCTTTGATCGAAAAAATCCGCTCGGCGCGGCCGGATATCGCCCTTTCGGGTGATTTCATTGTTGGTTTCCCGGGGGAGACAGAGCAGGATTTTGCGGATACACTTCGTCTTGTGGAGGAGGTGAACTATGCGCAAGCCTTCTCGTTTAAATATTCGACGCGCCCTGGAACGCCGGGTGCGGAATTGAAGGGCCAAGTGCCGGAAGAGATCAAGGCGGAACGGCTGGAACGGTTGCAGGCTCTGCTTTTGAAGCAGCAGCATGATTTTGCTGACGCCTGCGTCGGTAAGGTAGTCGATATTCTGCTGGAAAAGCCGGGCCGCATGCCCGGTCAGTTGATCGGTCGATCCCCTTGGCTGCAATCTGTGAATGTTGATGCAAAAGCATCGCAAATCGGTGACATTATCAACGTACGAATCACCGGAACCAGCACGAACAGCCTTTTTGCTGAATTGCTTTAG
- a CDS encoding PhoH family protein — MNGQELVSSSSRQPRTASDANHFILTFENNRFASELFGQFDQNLKLLEERLGIDARARGNSVIITGDVLATNQARRTLDYLYDKLQKGGNVERSDVEGAIRMAVAADDQLTLPTMEKKAKLTMAQISTRKKTIIARTPTQDAYIRAMDRSEMVFGVGPAGTGKTYLAVAHAAQLLERGAVEKIILSRPAVEAGERLGFLPGDMKEKVDPYLRPLYDALYDMMPGDKVERAITAGVIEIAPLAFMRGRTLANAAVILDEAQNTTSMQMKMFLTRLGENSRMIITGDPSQIDLPRGVKSGLVEALQLLNGVEGISIIRFRDTDVVRHPLVARIVRAYDSNYAAPVEGGEVDPQI, encoded by the coding sequence TTGAACGGACAGGAATTGGTTTCTTCTTCATCGCGCCAGCCACGCACCGCGAGCGACGCCAATCACTTCATCCTGACGTTCGAGAACAATCGCTTCGCCAGCGAACTTTTCGGGCAGTTCGATCAGAATTTGAAGCTGCTCGAGGAGCGTCTTGGTATCGATGCCCGGGCTCGGGGCAATTCCGTCATCATCACCGGCGATGTGCTGGCCACCAACCAGGCGCGCCGCACTCTCGATTATCTCTATGACAAGCTGCAGAAAGGTGGGAATGTGGAACGCTCCGACGTGGAAGGAGCAATCCGCATGGCGGTTGCCGCCGACGACCAACTGACGCTGCCGACGATGGAGAAAAAAGCCAAGCTGACGATGGCGCAGATTTCGACGCGCAAGAAGACGATCATCGCGCGCACGCCCACTCAGGACGCCTATATCAGGGCAATGGACCGTTCCGAAATGGTTTTCGGGGTCGGCCCGGCCGGCACCGGCAAGACCTACCTCGCCGTCGCCCATGCCGCTCAGCTTCTGGAGCGCGGTGCGGTCGAAAAGATCATCCTGTCGCGCCCGGCTGTCGAAGCCGGCGAGCGTCTGGGCTTCCTGCCCGGCGATATGAAAGAGAAGGTCGATCCTTATCTCCGCCCACTCTATGACGCGCTCTACGATATGATGCCGGGCGATAAGGTCGAACGCGCCATCACCGCCGGCGTCATCGAAATCGCGCCGCTCGCCTTCATGCGCGGCCGCACGCTTGCCAACGCAGCCGTCATCCTCGACGAGGCGCAGAACACCACCTCGATGCAGATGAAGATGTTCCTCACGCGTCTCGGCGAGAATTCGCGCATGATCATCACCGGCGACCCCAGCCAGATCGACCTGCCGCGCGGTGTCAAATCCGGCCTGGTAGAGGCCCTGCAGCTCCTGAATGGCGTCGAAGGTATAAGTATAATCCGCTTCAGGGACACGGACGTCGTCCGCCATCCGCTGGTGGCGCGCATCGTCAGGGCTTACGATTCGAACTACGCAGCCCCCGTTGAGGGCGGTGAGGTCGATCCGCAAATCTGA
- a CDS encoding lysophospholipid acyltransferase family protein, translating into MITWLRVGCAVIVIFTVSLVLLPLQILCLRFDWKLRRYLPRYWHRIICYWLGIRIHVVGELERRRPLMLASNHASWLDILVLSAVADVAFIAKSEVRDWPIFGLCAQWQKSVFIEREQKRKTGDQVSEIAERMADGEIMVLFPEGTTSDGNRLLDVKSSLFGAAAAALPKTSDAVVHVQPVAVAYTRVHGVAMGRYYRPLAAWPGDIELMPHLKGIFACGAIDVDVCFGEAVDYRADTNRKEVSATVARRIRTMLAGRLLGREIA; encoded by the coding sequence TTGATAACCTGGCTGCGCGTCGGCTGTGCCGTCATCGTTATCTTCACCGTCAGTCTTGTCCTGCTGCCGCTGCAGATCCTTTGCCTGCGCTTCGACTGGAAGCTCAGGCGCTATCTGCCGCGCTACTGGCACCGCATCATTTGCTACTGGCTCGGCATCCGTATCCATGTCGTTGGAGAGCTTGAGCGCCGCCGGCCTCTGATGCTGGCCTCGAACCATGCGTCCTGGCTCGACATTCTGGTGCTTTCCGCCGTTGCCGACGTCGCCTTCATTGCGAAATCGGAAGTGCGGGACTGGCCGATCTTCGGACTTTGTGCCCAATGGCAGAAGAGCGTGTTCATCGAACGCGAGCAGAAGCGCAAGACCGGCGATCAGGTGAGCGAAATTGCCGAGCGAATGGCCGATGGCGAGATCATGGTGCTGTTTCCGGAAGGCACGACATCGGACGGCAATCGCCTGCTCGATGTCAAATCCTCGTTGTTCGGCGCGGCTGCCGCAGCTTTGCCGAAGACATCAGATGCCGTCGTTCACGTCCAGCCGGTTGCGGTTGCCTATACCCGTGTCCATGGCGTCGCCATGGGCCGTTATTATCGCCCCTTGGCGGCTTGGCCGGGTGACATCGAGCTGATGCCGCACCTGAAGGGCATCTTTGCCTGCGGCGCCATCGATGTCGACGTCTGCTTCGGCGAGGCGGTGGATTATCGTGCCGATACCAACCGCAAGGAAGTCAGCGCCACCGTCGCGCGGCGCATCCGCACCATGCTGGCGGGTCGGCTGCTTGGCCGCGAGATCGCCTGA